From a single Lactococcus allomyrinae genomic region:
- a CDS encoding CidA/LrgA family protein, translating into MKIYLQLLIIFGFSFIGNIISNGLHLPIPGSILGMVLLFLALQFKILEFKHVDEAGSFLINNMTILFLPAGVGIMAKWNLISHFWVQILIIILGALIINVFVLGKLVEWIKIKFEGDYAIPKLSSQQIALDVINQHSKNKTTENEGA; encoded by the coding sequence ATGAAAATATATCTACAACTACTCATTATTTTCGGTTTTAGTTTTATCGGAAATATCATCTCAAATGGGCTTCACCTCCCCATTCCTGGCTCAATTTTAGGCATGGTTCTTCTATTTCTTGCCCTCCAGTTTAAAATTCTCGAATTTAAACACGTTGATGAAGCAGGAAGCTTTCTCATTAATAACATGACGATTCTTTTTCTACCAGCCGGAGTTGGAATTATGGCAAAATGGAATTTGATTAGTCATTTTTGGGTTCAAATTCTTATTATTATCCTTGGGGCTCTTATTATTAATGTTTTTGTATTAGGAAAATTAGTAGAATGGATTAAAATCAAATTCGAAGGAGATTATGCTATCCCAAAGCTCAGTTCTCAACAAATCGCACTTGATGTTATCAATCAACATTCCAAAAATAAAACCACAGAAAATGAAGGTGCCTAA
- a CDS encoding LrgB family protein codes for MNQLTADPLFGLVLTILVFMIGVRINENFRKPWTNPLLFATVVIILILGLAHIPYKNYYVGGSIINDLIAPSTVALGIPLYKTFHLMKHHARSIGLSIAIAALINTVFTALCAKFFGLTKLASLSIFPKSVTTAMAMGISDKMHGIEQITVVVVVATGILTSVLAAPLLKLFKIKDPVAQGVALGGTGHAVGTGTAIELGKTQGAMAALSIGVTGIMYVIFAPLVAHIILGY; via the coding sequence ATGAATCAACTCACTGCCGACCCACTTTTTGGACTTGTCCTTACTATCCTCGTTTTTATGATTGGTGTGCGTATTAATGAAAACTTTCGTAAACCTTGGACCAATCCGCTTCTCTTTGCTACAGTTGTCATTATTCTCATTCTAGGACTTGCTCATATTCCTTACAAAAATTATTATGTTGGAGGTTCCATCATCAATGACCTCATTGCCCCTAGTACTGTTGCGCTCGGAATCCCACTCTACAAAACATTTCATTTAATGAAACATCACGCACGTTCTATCGGACTTTCAATCGCGATAGCCGCACTTATCAATACAGTATTTACCGCACTCTGTGCTAAGTTCTTTGGTCTTACCAAACTTGCAAGTCTATCCATTTTTCCAAAATCTGTCACTACGGCAATGGCGATGGGAATTTCTGATAAAATGCACGGTATTGAGCAAATTACCGTTGTTGTCGTTGTAGCAACTGGGATTCTCACCAGTGTCCTAGCTGCGCCATTATTGAAACTCTTCAAAATCAAAGATCCTGTCGCTCAAGGGGTCGCACTAGGTGGAACAGGACACGCCGTAGGAACAGGAACAGCTATTGAACTCGGAAAGACTCAGGGAGCAATGGCGGCTTTAAGCATTGGTGTAACTGGTATCATGTACGTTATTTTTGCTCCGCTTGTCGCTCATATTATTCTTGGTTACTAA
- the rnpM gene encoding RNase P modulator RnpM: MKQKKIPMRKSLVSNEQFPKRDLLRIAFNKEGMISIDPTGKAHGRGAYIALLNEEATLAKKKRVFDRAFQTKVDDKFYDELITYVEHQVARRELQKTTYSADELPDYD; the protein is encoded by the coding sequence ATGAAACAGAAAAAAATTCCTATGAGAAAGTCTTTAGTTTCAAATGAGCAGTTTCCAAAGCGTGATTTGCTTCGCATTGCATTTAATAAAGAAGGGATGATTTCGATTGACCCAACTGGTAAAGCGCATGGACGAGGAGCATATATCGCACTTCTTAATGAAGAAGCGACACTTGCTAAAAAGAAGCGAGTATTTGATCGAGCTTTTCAAACCAAAGTTGATGATAAATTCTATGATGAATTAATCACTTATGTTGAACATCAGGTGGCACGTCGTGAACTTCAAAAGACGACTTATTCTGCAGATGAACTTCCAGACTATGACTAA
- a CDS encoding class C sortase — MRAKKKPTVKKKNRSFRDILSVIFALVAVGALFYPIVANTLVSNKTANIVTKFNEKTSTLDKNEINHLLTSAKEYNTYIYDMSQHIPYTKSKPNYNQMLNIDNSGMMGNVSIPQIKVENVPVYHGDSEETLAVGIGHIPQTSLPIGGNNTHTVLSAHSGRVNNTLFTNLDKLKIGDVFYVDTLNLKMKYKINKIKVVNPEDVSTLGIQKGKDIATLVTCYPTGVNSQRLLVTGERVPYASKTPQEEIQRDKYGYDFWVLLGSLILAILAVLYLIYKYYEKRKNRSKNTEETR, encoded by the coding sequence GTGAGGGCTAAAAAAAAGCCAACTGTAAAAAAGAAAAACCGTTCCTTTCGTGATATTCTGAGTGTTATTTTTGCTTTGGTTGCGGTTGGTGCACTTTTTTATCCGATTGTAGCTAATACTCTTGTTTCGAATAAAACAGCGAACATTGTTACTAAATTCAATGAAAAAACCTCTACACTTGATAAAAATGAAATTAATCATTTACTTACAAGCGCTAAAGAATATAACACATATATTTACGATATGAGTCAGCATATTCCTTACACAAAGTCCAAACCAAACTATAATCAAATGTTAAACATTGATAATAGTGGCATGATGGGAAATGTTTCAATACCACAAATCAAAGTGGAGAATGTTCCTGTTTATCATGGAGATTCAGAGGAAACATTAGCGGTAGGGATTGGTCATATTCCTCAGACGAGTTTGCCAATTGGTGGAAATAATACTCACACAGTGCTTTCGGCTCATTCAGGACGTGTCAACAATACTTTGTTTACTAATTTGGATAAACTCAAAATTGGTGATGTATTCTATGTGGATACGTTAAATCTTAAGATGAAATACAAAATTAATAAGATTAAGGTTGTAAATCCTGAAGATGTTTCGACTTTGGGAATCCAAAAAGGAAAAGATATTGCAACGCTTGTGACTTGCTATCCAACAGGAGTAAATAGTCAACGACTTCTTGTGACAGGAGAACGTGTTCCATATGCTTCAAAAACACCACAAGAAGAAATACAACGTGATAAGTATGGTTATGATTTTTGGGTTTTGCTAGGTTCACTTATTTTAGCAATTCTCGCTGTTTTATATCTAATTTATAAGTATTATGAAAAAAGAAAAAATAGAAGTAAGAACACGGAGGAAACAAGATAG
- a CDS encoding SpaH/EbpB family LPXTG-anchored major pilin codes for MMKFSSFKSINRKVSMATVALMTIVSLSSAVTAFADTNVPDSSTTREITIHALQGTPTANKPGFVNDGTEQNVTGTPLQHVTFTATLVTPTGSAANMKVGDTSTYTTTSTVVSGETDTNGTVSLNITEDGYYLLHQVTTVGGVASMQDSIVQVPLNSSSSQAVNGWLYDINVYPKTDLSQDNAVNKTVEIGDNVLDDNTGTNKQATVFAGQDITWNLASAFSDSMVTDDGKVGSFELTDALNSNLTFKAINFVVGTKEISLDSTTDYTLTTTDGNIDLKLTETGIKAIKAAKESSSDQFIVNLTTTVSNTYKYGQIGNYFTTSVKNAYGVDLSNTTGSGNTNLHINLLGSSDSTTDVPEVYLGALRIQKIDSVSKTPLSGATFKLIKASSKDEAQALVDGKTSTATYVQNPSQAGQDYSLTTGTDGMIEFDGLELTDTAEQTGDTSTANTHYYVIETAAPTGYDLPTSVVEVVASIDPTTTQVGVSNNLDGGNIKLPFTGGQGMIGIIVIAGVATTASIVIRRRKTITDKSE; via the coding sequence ATGATGAAATTTTCATCTTTCAAATCAATTAACCGTAAAGTATCAATGGCAACTGTTGCCTTGATGACAATTGTAAGCTTGAGCAGTGCAGTTACAGCGTTTGCTGATACTAACGTACCAGACAGCTCAACAACACGTGAAATTACAATTCATGCTCTTCAAGGAACACCAACAGCAAACAAACCTGGCTTTGTTAATGACGGTACTGAACAAAATGTAACAGGTACTCCGTTGCAACATGTGACATTTACTGCAACACTTGTGACACCCACAGGTTCAGCTGCTAACATGAAAGTTGGAGATACATCAACTTATACAACTACAAGTACAGTAGTATCAGGAGAAACAGATACTAACGGCACAGTAAGTTTAAATATTACAGAAGATGGATACTACCTACTTCATCAAGTCACTACAGTTGGTGGAGTCGCTTCTATGCAAGATTCAATTGTTCAAGTCCCATTGAATTCATCCTCTTCACAAGCTGTGAATGGTTGGTTGTATGATATCAACGTTTATCCTAAAACAGACCTTTCACAAGATAATGCTGTAAATAAAACAGTAGAAATTGGTGATAATGTGCTTGATGACAACACAGGAACAAATAAACAAGCTACTGTTTTTGCGGGTCAAGATATCACATGGAACTTAGCCTCAGCCTTTTCAGATTCTATGGTAACTGATGATGGTAAAGTAGGATCATTTGAATTAACTGATGCTTTAAATTCAAATTTAACTTTTAAAGCTATTAATTTTGTTGTAGGGACAAAAGAAATTTCGCTTGATTCAACAACAGACTATACATTGACAACAACTGATGGAAATATTGATTTGAAATTGACTGAAACAGGAATTAAAGCAATCAAAGCAGCTAAAGAGTCATCATCCGATCAATTCATTGTCAATCTTACTACAACAGTTTCTAATACTTATAAATATGGACAAATTGGTAACTATTTCACAACTAGTGTGAAAAATGCTTACGGTGTAGACCTTAGTAATACAACAGGCTCAGGTAACACAAATCTGCATATTAACCTTCTTGGTTCTTCAGATTCAACAACAGATGTCCCTGAAGTCTATCTAGGAGCGCTCAGAATTCAAAAGATTGATTCTGTTTCAAAAACTCCACTTTCAGGTGCAACATTTAAACTGATTAAAGCATCTTCAAAAGATGAAGCACAAGCTCTTGTTGATGGAAAAACTTCAACTGCAACTTATGTTCAAAATCCATCTCAAGCAGGTCAAGATTATAGCTTGACAACAGGAACAGATGGAATGATTGAATTTGACGGTTTAGAGCTGACAGATACTGCTGAACAAACAGGTGATACATCAACAGCGAATACTCACTATTACGTAATTGAAACAGCAGCTCCAACAGGATACGATCTCCCAACAAGTGTTGTAGAAGTAGTGGCTTCTATTGATCCGACTACGACTCAAGTTGGCGTATCAAATAATTTGGATGGTGGAAATATTAAACTTCCATTTACAGGTGGACAAGGTATGATTGGCATTATTGTGATTGCTGGAGTTGCTACAACAGCGTCAATCGTTATCCGTCGCCGTAAAACAATAACTGATAAATCAGAATAA
- a CDS encoding pilin N-terminal domain-containing protein, whose protein sequence is MMKTTIGKVLFVFFILSVAGLAPQVSAQAQLGSTHTQDLFIVKYGLPSGKNQFSQKQTTNTGEKINNIPVDNHDSELAPIAGIHYVIQKIIPTRDGDKIKLSDKDSYSVSGTPLELVTNSAGIISLNLSDGFYIVSEQANSLAHLSTPAHPILIRLPVENTAKNGYLNEVYIYPKSSIDPLENTYKPKETSKIPKGNLPKTGDGSKLSISTLGVGLIGITFMLTVGKISKERGVRSEY, encoded by the coding sequence ATGATGAAAACAACAATTGGAAAAGTTTTATTTGTTTTCTTTATCTTGAGCGTGGCTGGATTGGCACCTCAAGTTAGTGCACAAGCACAACTTGGCTCAACACATACTCAAGACTTATTTATCGTAAAATATGGTCTTCCCTCGGGGAAAAATCAATTTTCGCAAAAACAAACAACTAATACAGGCGAAAAAATTAATAATATTCCCGTAGATAACCACGATTCAGAGCTCGCTCCGATAGCTGGAATTCACTATGTGATTCAAAAAATTATACCCACCAGAGATGGAGATAAAATCAAACTTAGTGATAAAGACTCATATTCTGTTAGTGGTACACCGCTAGAACTTGTAACAAATTCTGCTGGAATTATATCTTTAAATCTTAGTGATGGATTTTATATTGTTAGTGAACAAGCAAATTCTCTGGCTCACTTATCAACACCAGCACATCCTATACTGATTCGGCTTCCTGTAGAAAATACTGCTAAAAATGGTTATCTGAATGAGGTCTATATCTATCCAAAATCAAGCATTGACCCGCTAGAGAATACATATAAACCCAAAGAAACCTCTAAAATTCCTAAAGGAAATTTGCCTAAAACAGGAGATGGTTCAAAGCTGAGTATCTCTACCTTGGGAGTAGGACTTATTGGTATCACGTTTATGCTAACGGTGGGAAAGATAAGTAAAGAGAGAGGAGTTAGAAGTGAATACTAG
- the rimP gene encoding ribosome maturation factor RimP encodes MEEIVEVVEDFITPHIPKPFKLFAVEWGKLGGDMVLSILVDKEGGIEIDETAELSELISPLLDQIKPDPFPKEGYMLEVASPGAERPLRKAEHFKGAIGEYIFVKLYQKLDGEKEFAGDLTSFDGENLVLDVLDKTRHKSVEIPLSSVAKAQTMVKF; translated from the coding sequence ATGGAAGAAATCGTAGAAGTTGTTGAAGATTTCATCACACCTCATATTCCTAAACCGTTTAAACTTTTTGCAGTTGAGTGGGGGAAACTTGGTGGTGATATGGTTTTAAGTATTTTGGTGGATAAAGAAGGCGGTATCGAGATTGATGAAACGGCTGAGTTGAGTGAGTTGATTTCCCCTTTGTTAGACCAAATCAAGCCAGACCCTTTTCCTAAAGAAGGTTATATGCTTGAAGTTGCTAGTCCAGGAGCTGAACGTCCTTTAAGAAAAGCCGAGCACTTCAAAGGAGCGATTGGTGAGTATATTTTTGTCAAACTCTATCAAAAGCTTGATGGAGAAAAAGAATTTGCAGGAGATTTAACGAGTTTTGATGGAGAAAATCTGGTGCTTGATGTACTTGATAAGACACGTCATAAATCTGTTGAAATTCCGCTATCTAGTGTGGCTAAAGCGCAGACGATGGTTAAATTTTGA
- a CDS encoding YlxQ-related RNA-binding protein — MDKKQQISNLIGLAKRAGKMITGEELVVKSIQNGKARLIILASDSASNLNKKITDKSKYYEIPVSQIFTEIELSQAIGQNRKVIAIADDGFAKKMESLMKE, encoded by the coding sequence ATGGATAAAAAACAACAAATTTCGAATTTGATTGGACTTGCCAAACGTGCGGGGAAAATGATTACAGGAGAAGAACTGGTCGTCAAATCTATCCAAAATGGTAAGGCGAGATTGATTATTCTTGCGTCAGACAGTGCATCAAATTTGAATAAGAAAATTACTGATAAATCAAAATATTATGAGATTCCCGTCTCACAAATCTTTACAGAAATAGAACTATCGCAAGCCATTGGACAAAACCGCAAGGTTATTGCGATTGCTGATGACGGATTTGCAAAGAAAATGGAGAGCCTCATGAAAGAATAG
- a CDS encoding lectin-like domain-containing protein: MNTRQGNKKTKRIVTKVLTFLSAVTLLSTPLFSTISGVQNIFGLIDAKAAIIGPTVTVQPKDFENYFTQTGSAKYSYTTGAGYGTLTLTPNSTNQVGMAAMNVKFDMSQDWKITGNLNIGNKGGADGVSFGWYPGDTGVVGIKGADLGIGGLRGAFGWTADTYKNSYTIPTILPSTATGADPVYTLTNSGIVGGDPSSTNSTWAVGGWSYANPNPMYDVKNSYPSGGGAPAIAPKTAYNKSDNPQKDISSLADGKFHAYSLTYTASTGTITVVFGSLTWQMPISSLESLAGDESSSALSFFISGSTGGVTNLQQFQFTSATFTEALGTVTANYVDASGNTLASSVSTQGIVGKDGYTTSPKTITGYSLKNVEVSDSTATNSANTITGLYTANDITVNYVYAPNPETATITYIDTDTNQQVGAVDTTTGVFNGSSNYTVKIPSGYILSPHQNPNDEFTPANASKKVFNQDGVTQNFNVYLIKQHSIVTDNFFESDATIHYVDMTKNPLPWMSSTPYSNQSNPTGNPTQSNGNLVGAGNDYIYRVWMVGVTTYQPGDATPNVIWYSSTSFVPTLDANGNPKTPAVSDVLDSNGNPINGWTQQSSYNPGLVYYPIVPGYTWQKTTQLINGNEIAAGDNEFNGGINGTINITAPQQNGAPNPQHSVYYVYYNSNYSFSNRTTKEVNETINYLDVNSRMPIATKYTTSQSLTVETVTDSSGKQTVYYYKGNGTPESDNHPFAKDGTANPDWADMTSFNSSFGTQVNPEITNYTVVGADGNLAASSPYLSDDKTQVTPQVVNDKFDDIVVNVYYAYDGQDIHLPFTGGIGWSQILVIALFSAIVAYLIQWGKRIKNKK, encoded by the coding sequence GTGAATACTAGACAGGGTAATAAAAAAACAAAAAGAATAGTAACAAAAGTGTTGACATTTTTATCAGCAGTAACATTACTTTCTACCCCTCTATTCAGTACAATATCAGGTGTCCAAAATATCTTTGGACTGATAGACGCCAAAGCAGCTATCATTGGTCCAACTGTGACAGTTCAACCCAAGGATTTTGAAAATTATTTTACGCAAACAGGAAGTGCAAAGTATAGTTACACTACTGGAGCTGGCTATGGTACTTTGACGTTAACACCTAACTCTACTAATCAAGTGGGGATGGCAGCGATGAATGTTAAATTCGATATGTCGCAAGACTGGAAAATTACTGGTAATCTCAATATAGGAAACAAAGGTGGAGCGGATGGTGTCAGTTTCGGATGGTATCCAGGAGACACAGGTGTTGTTGGAATTAAAGGCGCAGACTTAGGAATAGGAGGATTGCGTGGTGCCTTTGGTTGGACAGCCGATACTTATAAGAACTCCTATACGATACCGACCATACTCCCGAGTACTGCGACTGGTGCAGACCCTGTCTATACTCTAACTAATAGTGGTATCGTGGGTGGAGACCCTTCTAGTACAAATTCTACTTGGGCGGTAGGAGGATGGTCTTACGCTAATCCTAATCCAATGTATGATGTGAAAAATTCATACCCTTCTGGAGGTGGAGCACCTGCGATTGCACCAAAGACAGCTTATAATAAATCTGACAATCCTCAAAAGGATATTTCTAGCCTAGCAGATGGTAAATTCCATGCATATTCTCTAACTTATACAGCTTCTACGGGAACGATTACAGTTGTATTTGGAAGTTTAACATGGCAAATGCCAATTTCTTCTTTGGAGAGCTTAGCTGGTGATGAGTCTTCTAGTGCATTATCATTTTTCATTTCTGGTAGTACAGGTGGTGTGACGAATCTTCAGCAGTTTCAATTTACATCAGCTACATTTACGGAAGCGTTAGGCACTGTAACTGCTAATTATGTAGATGCTTCTGGAAATACATTAGCATCAAGTGTTTCAACGCAAGGAATAGTTGGTAAAGATGGTTATACTACAAGCCCTAAGACTATTACAGGTTATAGTTTAAAAAATGTAGAAGTATCAGATTCTACGGCGACAAATTCTGCGAATACAATTACAGGACTTTATACTGCAAATGATATTACGGTTAATTATGTTTATGCTCCAAATCCAGAAACGGCTACGATTACATACATAGATACGGATACTAATCAGCAAGTGGGAGCTGTAGATACAACAACAGGAGTGTTTAATGGATCCTCTAACTATACTGTAAAAATTCCAAGTGGTTATATACTTTCACCACATCAAAATCCTAACGATGAGTTTACTCCTGCAAATGCAAGTAAAAAAGTATTCAATCAAGATGGTGTCACCCAAAATTTCAATGTATATTTAATCAAACAGCATAGTATTGTAACGGATAATTTTTTTGAATCTGATGCGACGATACACTATGTAGATATGACTAAAAATCCTTTGCCTTGGATGTCTTCTACGCCATATTCTAATCAATCTAATCCGACAGGAAATCCAACACAAAGTAATGGAAACCTTGTTGGTGCTGGGAATGATTATATTTATCGTGTATGGATGGTTGGTGTAACTACTTATCAGCCAGGGGATGCTACTCCAAATGTTATATGGTACTCTTCCACCAGTTTTGTACCAACTTTGGATGCCAATGGTAATCCGAAAACACCAGCTGTTTCTGATGTATTAGACTCAAATGGCAATCCTATCAATGGTTGGACTCAACAAAGTTCATATAATCCAGGGTTAGTATATTATCCTATAGTACCAGGATATACTTGGCAAAAGACAACACAGCTTATCAATGGAAATGAGATAGCAGCGGGAGATAACGAGTTTAACGGTGGTATTAATGGTACAATCAATATTACCGCACCTCAACAAAATGGAGCACCTAATCCTCAACATTCTGTCTATTATGTTTACTATAATTCAAACTATAGTTTTTCAAATCGTACAACAAAAGAAGTCAATGAAACAATAAATTACCTTGATGTCAATAGCAGAATGCCGATTGCCACAAAATATACAACGAGTCAAAGCCTTACTGTTGAAACGGTAACGGATTCTTCTGGGAAACAAACCGTTTATTATTATAAAGGAAATGGAACACCTGAGTCAGATAATCATCCGTTTGCTAAGGATGGTACTGCCAATCCAGATTGGGCAGATATGACATCATTTAATTCATCTTTTGGGACACAAGTTAACCCAGAAATTACAAATTATACAGTAGTGGGCGCTGATGGAAATTTAGCAGCGAGTTCACCTTATTTATCAGATGATAAAACTCAAGTGACTCCTCAAGTAGTAAATGATAAGTTTGATGATATTGTAGTTAATGTTTATTATGCTTATGATGGGCAAGATATTCATTTACCATTCACAGGGGGAATTGGATGGAGCCAAATTCTTGTGATTGCTTTATTTAGTGCGATTGTTGCATATTTGATTCAATGGGGGAAACGAATAAAAAATAAAAAATAA
- the nusA gene encoding transcription termination factor NusA: MSKEMLNAFAMLEEQKGIKPEIVIEAIEQAITAAYKRQYGQAQNVKVIFDEKKGNFNVYSTREVVDEVFDSRLEISLEDALELNPHYEIGDKIMFEEKPKDFARTAAGAAKQVIMQKMREEERTIIYNEYSRYKDEIIQGTVEKVDARAVYINLGRVDALLTKKDQIPQENYHVGDRVKVYVTDVVLTPKGTRVFISRTAPDMLKRMFEKEIPEVFDGTVEIKSIARDAGDRAKVIVESHDENVDAIGTMVGAKGSRIQGIIRELAGEKMDIIEYSADKATLIANALKPARIEQVLITADGSSLAVVARDQLSLAIGKRGQNVRLAAHVTNSKIDIKAADEFNIDDYEFVGEDDEVVEASEIEEPVVLDEAVEIPETEENEG; this comes from the coding sequence ATGAGCAAAGAAATGCTGAACGCCTTTGCAATGTTGGAAGAACAAAAAGGAATTAAACCGGAGATTGTTATTGAAGCAATTGAGCAAGCCATCACGGCTGCTTACAAGCGACAATATGGTCAAGCCCAGAATGTGAAAGTTATTTTCGATGAGAAAAAAGGGAATTTTAATGTTTATTCTACGCGTGAAGTCGTGGATGAAGTATTTGATAGCCGTCTCGAAATTTCGCTTGAAGATGCCCTTGAATTAAATCCTCATTATGAAATTGGCGATAAAATCATGTTTGAAGAAAAGCCTAAAGATTTTGCAAGAACTGCTGCTGGGGCTGCCAAACAAGTGATTATGCAAAAAATGCGTGAGGAAGAGCGTACAATCATTTATAATGAGTACAGTCGTTATAAGGATGAAATCATTCAAGGGACGGTTGAGAAAGTTGATGCACGTGCGGTTTATATTAACCTTGGTCGTGTTGATGCTTTGCTTACAAAGAAAGACCAAATTCCTCAAGAAAACTATCATGTGGGTGACCGTGTGAAAGTTTATGTGACCGATGTTGTTTTGACACCAAAGGGAACACGTGTTTTCATCTCTCGCACAGCACCAGATATGCTTAAACGAATGTTTGAAAAAGAGATTCCTGAAGTATTTGATGGAACTGTAGAAATTAAATCAATTGCTCGTGATGCCGGCGACCGTGCAAAAGTTATTGTTGAAAGCCATGATGAAAATGTTGATGCTATCGGTACAATGGTTGGAGCAAAAGGTTCTCGTATTCAAGGAATTATTCGTGAGCTTGCAGGTGAAAAGATGGACATTATTGAATACTCTGCTGACAAGGCGACTTTGATTGCTAACGCTTTGAAACCTGCACGTATTGAGCAAGTTTTGATTACAGCGGATGGTTCATCACTTGCCGTTGTTGCTCGTGACCAACTTTCATTAGCTATTGGGAAACGTGGACAAAATGTCCGTCTTGCAGCCCATGTTACAAACAGCAAAATTGATATTAAAGCGGCAGATGAGTTTAATATTGATGATTATGAGTTTGTTGGTGAAGATGATGAAGTTGTAGAAGCTTCAGAAATCGAGGAACCTGTTGTTTTGGATGAAGCTGTAGAAATTCCTGAAACTGAGGAAAATGAAGGATAA